In Geobacter anodireducens, a genomic segment contains:
- a CDS encoding spermidine synthase, with product MPILITALIYLIFFLSGATALVYEVIWVRKLSLVFGGSHLAVTTVLAVVMGGLALGSWLFGRRVRTTRNLLRLYGALEIGIAFFALLFIALLNLYSLMPAYSFESLTEHSHQLSRVTTLALRVVLAAIALIVPTTLLGGTLPVLAAFMVRGRRAVGRGVAYLYALNTFGAVAGCFGAGFYLLGRFGVSDTMAGAITVNVLLGIACFALQGPAARHLAPGGEEAPAPLPAVTQAGERARIGLVVWGIGVSGFCALGYEVLWTRILGIVIGTNVYGFTLMLAAFLTGIAAGSGAYGLWARRLRPPEAGGCPVSRLIGGFGMVQIAIGVSALVVTVLIRDLPTRGLFLQDFFTAHGTDLFRARQFASFALVFSYLFIPAFFMGVAFPLAGTLDACRRRKVGHAVGEVLTCNTIGAILGTVASGFVLLQIFGIERSLYLLAAMNAGFGLLILASLLRGTARGLVTAGTVLAVLGGMAAASTMPRVWDAKYFAIYRTNQPEVFRTPDLIAEAKRHTDVLYYAEGIQSIVSSIRIRGGYQAFLRNGRIESSDHSESLQNQYALGHLPMLLHRNPRKVLVIGAGSGIILGAVSVHPSVSEMTLAEVEPKVLGVTRSFAAYNHGVLDDRRLRVAFSDGRNYLATTGERYDVITADPIHPWLSGAGYNYTREYFELAAEHLRAGGIMCQWLPLYDLSADDLRSVVRTFRQAYRHVLVWMTQGDAMLIGSNAPILLSEDELAARIAAPAVAADLERVQMGSATDLLSFFVMGTAGADRFSRTGRINTDDNLYLEFSVPRSTGKASLPEVNVNALARHRESVLAYLDETVSPADRLARENRWMTLDRAASLALEARAIFLGGRYDSPRFGLLVSALERNYASFAPWRFLRNEYLEEMASSPQPLDQLALALLDESGRRVVVNVAAVMSRVSRELTVVDFVDSDERVIIGQADINGRERDGSAKRLAAEVMEAVRVAYNEELTGAEARGKPLPDQAVFVRRMREIIATMTGRQHGNPYPAQGRPIKESA from the coding sequence ATGCCGATCCTCATTACCGCTCTCATCTATCTGATCTTCTTCCTCTCGGGAGCCACCGCCCTGGTCTATGAGGTCATCTGGGTCAGAAAGCTCAGCCTCGTCTTCGGCGGCTCGCACCTGGCGGTAACCACGGTGCTGGCCGTGGTCATGGGAGGGCTCGCCCTGGGGAGCTGGCTCTTCGGCCGGCGCGTCCGCACCACCCGGAACCTGCTGCGGCTCTACGGGGCCCTTGAGATCGGCATCGCCTTTTTCGCCCTGCTCTTCATCGCCCTGCTGAACCTCTACTCCCTGATGCCCGCCTACTCCTTCGAGTCTCTGACCGAGCATTCGCACCAGCTTTCCCGCGTGACCACGCTCGCCCTGCGGGTCGTGCTCGCCGCCATCGCGCTCATCGTCCCCACGACCCTGCTGGGGGGGACGCTGCCGGTGCTGGCCGCGTTCATGGTCCGGGGCCGGCGCGCGGTGGGGCGGGGAGTGGCGTACCTCTACGCCCTGAACACCTTCGGCGCGGTGGCCGGCTGCTTCGGGGCCGGATTCTATCTGCTGGGACGGTTCGGGGTATCGGACACCATGGCCGGGGCAATCACCGTGAACGTGCTGCTGGGCATCGCCTGTTTCGCGCTCCAGGGGCCGGCGGCCCGGCACCTGGCACCCGGCGGGGAGGAGGCCCCGGCGCCCCTGCCCGCCGTTACGCAGGCCGGGGAGAGAGCCCGCATCGGGCTCGTGGTCTGGGGGATCGGGGTCAGCGGCTTCTGCGCCCTGGGGTACGAGGTGCTCTGGACCCGGATCCTGGGGATCGTGATCGGCACGAACGTGTATGGCTTCACCCTGATGCTGGCGGCCTTCCTGACCGGCATTGCCGCGGGCAGCGGGGCCTACGGCCTGTGGGCCCGCCGTCTCCGGCCGCCCGAGGCGGGGGGCTGCCCCGTGTCGAGGCTGATCGGCGGGTTCGGCATGGTGCAGATCGCGATCGGCGTCAGTGCGCTGGTGGTGACGGTCCTCATCCGCGATCTTCCCACCAGGGGGCTCTTTCTCCAGGACTTTTTCACGGCGCACGGCACCGACCTGTTCCGCGCGCGGCAGTTCGCCAGTTTCGCTCTGGTCTTTTCCTACCTGTTCATCCCGGCCTTTTTCATGGGGGTTGCCTTTCCCCTGGCCGGGACCCTTGATGCCTGCCGCCGGCGCAAGGTGGGGCATGCCGTGGGCGAGGTGCTGACCTGCAACACGATCGGCGCCATTCTCGGCACCGTGGCGAGCGGTTTCGTGCTGCTCCAGATCTTCGGCATCGAGCGTTCCCTCTACCTGCTGGCCGCGATGAACGCCGGTTTCGGCCTGCTGATCCTGGCGAGCCTGCTGCGCGGCACCGCACGCGGGCTGGTCACGGCAGGCACCGTGCTGGCCGTGCTCGGCGGCATGGCCGCCGCAAGCACCATGCCCCGGGTCTGGGACGCCAAGTACTTTGCCATCTACCGCACCAACCAGCCGGAGGTGTTCAGGACCCCGGACCTGATCGCCGAGGCCAAGCGGCACACCGATGTCCTCTATTACGCCGAGGGGATCCAGTCCATCGTCAGCTCCATCAGGATCCGGGGGGGCTACCAGGCGTTCCTGCGCAACGGCCGGATCGAGTCCTCCGACCACAGCGAGAGCCTCCAGAACCAGTACGCCCTGGGCCACCTGCCCATGCTCCTGCACCGCAACCCGCGCAAGGTGCTGGTGATCGGCGCGGGCAGCGGCATCATCCTCGGCGCCGTATCGGTCCATCCGAGCGTGTCCGAAATGACGCTGGCCGAGGTGGAGCCGAAGGTGCTGGGGGTGACGCGCTCCTTTGCCGCCTACAATCACGGCGTGCTGGACGACCGCCGGCTGAGGGTGGCGTTCAGCGACGGCCGCAACTACCTGGCGACCACGGGCGAGCGCTACGACGTGATCACCGCCGATCCCATCCACCCGTGGCTGAGCGGCGCCGGCTACAACTACACCCGGGAGTATTTCGAGCTGGCCGCCGAGCACCTGCGGGCCGGCGGCATCATGTGCCAGTGGCTCCCCCTTTACGACCTTTCCGCCGACGATCTCAGGTCGGTGGTCCGGACCTTCCGGCAGGCCTACCGCCACGTCCTGGTCTGGATGACCCAGGGCGATGCCATGCTCATCGGCAGCAACGCCCCCATCCTCCTGAGCGAGGACGAGCTGGCCGCCCGGATCGCCGCGCCGGCGGTGGCCGCCGATCTGGAGCGGGTGCAGATGGGGAGCGCCACCGATCTGCTGAGTTTCTTCGTCATGGGCACGGCGGGTGCCGACAGGTTCAGCCGCACCGGTAGAATTAACACGGACGACAACCTCTATCTCGAATTCTCGGTCCCCCGCTCCACCGGCAAGGCTTCGCTGCCCGAGGTCAACGTGAACGCCCTTGCCCGGCACCGGGAGAGCGTTCTCGCCTACCTGGACGAAACCGTGTCCCCGGCGGACCGGCTCGCCCGGGAGAACCGCTGGATGACGCTCGACCGTGCCGCGTCCCTGGCCCTGGAGGCCCGGGCCATCTTCCTGGGGGGGCGGTACGATTCGCCCCGGTTCGGTCTCCTGGTCTCGGCGCTGGAACGGAACTATGCCTCGTTCGCCCCGTGGCGGTTCCTGCGCAACGAATACCTGGAGGAAATGGCGAGCAGTCCGCAGCCGCTCGATCAACTGGCACTGGCCTTGCTTGATGAATCTGGTCGCCGGGTCGTCGTAAACGTTGCCGCGGTCATGAGCCGCGTCAGCCGTGAGCTGACGGTGGTTGATTTCGTGGACAGCGACGAGCGGGTGATCATCGGCCAGGCGGATATTAACGGCAGGGAACGGGACGGTTCGGCCAAAAGGCTGGCCGCCGAGGTGATGGAGGCTGTCCGGGTTGCCTACAACGAGGAATTGACCGGGGCGGAGGCGCGCGGCAAGCCGCTTCCGGACCAGGCGGTATTCGTCCGCAGGATGCGCGAAATCATCGCGACCATGACGGGCCGGCAGCACGGCAACCCGTACCCGGCCCAGGGACGGCCCATTAAGGAATCGGCGTGA
- a CDS encoding cytochrome C has protein sequence MKTPKAILALLVLLPALLPATGGRSLAFHEGGAGECEGCHTMHNSEGGFAVASNGRPAGMGNRYLLKGGDSSSTCLNCHEKAGDVGPTSYHVSTPGSEMPFGVPPKQLGPGGDFGWLRKSYTWIPAFGSTLSNSEGDRHGHNVVAGDYGYLQDALKMTAPGGSYPAASLSCVACHDPHGRYRRDQDGSIAVTGKPIRGSGSYATGAEPDAAMAVGAYRLLGGNGYYPKSLGPAFSFINGPPAAVAPADYNRSESTTATRVAYGQGMSEWCRNCHPNIHRDGSGGGLVHPAGTEAPLGGVMVDYYNRYIKTGDLSGVEATSWLSLVPFEAGTNNYALLRNIVTATPTKGPSTADGTPRVMCLTCHRAHASGWDSATRWNTKTPYVTYSGKYSQEGEAYQPYGQGRSEMEALRAYYDRPASLFSPEQAALCTKCHTSVP, from the coding sequence GTGAAAACACCCAAGGCCATACTTGCGCTCCTGGTCCTGCTGCCGGCACTGCTGCCGGCCACGGGGGGCCGTTCCCTCGCCTTTCACGAGGGGGGCGCGGGCGAGTGCGAGGGGTGTCACACCATGCACAACTCGGAAGGGGGCTTCGCGGTGGCCTCCAACGGCCGGCCGGCGGGCATGGGCAACCGGTATCTCCTGAAGGGGGGCGATTCCAGCTCCACCTGCCTGAACTGCCATGAGAAGGCGGGGGACGTGGGTCCCACCTCCTATCACGTGAGCACGCCGGGGTCCGAGATGCCGTTCGGCGTTCCGCCCAAGCAGTTGGGGCCGGGCGGCGATTTCGGCTGGCTCAGGAAGTCCTACACCTGGATTCCGGCCTTCGGCTCGACGCTTTCGAACAGCGAGGGGGACCGGCACGGCCACAACGTGGTTGCGGGGGACTACGGCTATCTCCAGGATGCCCTGAAGATGACGGCCCCCGGCGGCAGCTATCCGGCGGCGAGCCTGTCCTGCGTTGCCTGCCACGACCCCCACGGCCGCTACCGCCGCGACCAGGACGGCTCCATTGCGGTCACGGGCAAGCCGATCCGGGGTTCGGGGAGCTACGCCACCGGCGCCGAGCCCGATGCCGCCATGGCCGTGGGCGCCTACCGGCTCCTGGGGGGGAACGGCTATTACCCCAAATCGCTGGGACCGGCCTTTTCCTTCATCAACGGGCCCCCGGCCGCGGTGGCCCCGGCCGACTACAACCGGAGCGAGAGCACCACCGCGACCCGCGTGGCCTACGGCCAGGGGATGTCCGAGTGGTGCCGGAACTGTCACCCGAACATCCACCGGGACGGCAGCGGGGGAGGGCTGGTGCACCCGGCCGGCACCGAAGCCCCCCTGGGCGGCGTCATGGTGGATTACTACAACCGCTACATCAAGACCGGGGATCTGTCCGGCGTGGAGGCCACCTCCTGGCTGTCGCTGGTCCCCTTCGAGGCGGGGACCAACAACTATGCCCTGCTGCGGAACATCGTGACGGCCACCCCCACCAAGGGGCCCAGCACCGCGGACGGCACCCCGCGCGTCATGTGCCTCACCTGCCACCGGGCCCACGCCAGCGGCTGGGACAGCGCCACCCGCTGGAACACCAAGACGCCCTACGTGACCTACAGCGGCAAGTATTCCCAGGAAGGGGAGGCCTACCAGCCCTACGGCCAGGGCCGCAGCGAGATGGAAGCCCTCAGGGCGTACTATGACCGGCCCGCGTCGCTCTTCTCGCCGGAGCAGGCGGCGCTCTGCACCAAATGCCACACGTCCGTGCCATGA